In Nicotiana tabacum cultivar K326 chromosome 10, ASM71507v2, whole genome shotgun sequence, the DNA window GCTTAAAGAATTTGATGTGCATTTCATAACTTTTATGCCATGTTGAAATTACATTGTTTGAATTTCTTTATAACCATTATCATTTTCAGATTAAGATTTCTAAGTGTTTAGCAGTTGGGGGCGCCAAGGATATCATAGAGCTAATGTGCAGCTCATTAATAAATAAATGTTGAAGTTCCTGGCGAAAAATCACTAAGCACTTGGAAATTTAATGTGTGACAGAAGAATGATTAAGAGTAAAATGTGTTAATGGAGATCCTTTTTTTTGGTTTATTAGATGTAATGGATATTCCTTTTTTTGGAGGGATGATAGTTTTTTTCCATTTTCCTGACCTGGAGATGTACTTGTATGAAAAATGTACCTATTGTTTTGGGTCTTTCCTTGAGCATGTTATgtgtttttccttctttcttagAAGTTGAAAATCCGTAGTGGTCTTCTATTTATATGAACACATGCTTTGTGTTAATGTATTTAACTGTTTATTTATGCAGTACCACTTGCTAATGAATATTACGGTTTTAATGGGATGATGTCTTGTAACCATATTTTATGGTGGAACTAAAGAACCTAGCTTTGTTGCATATAATCTGTACATTTGTGGATATTAAAGGGCAAGGGCTCAAATTAACTTCATAAACAAGGAAGCAAACTACCTGATTTAACATGCATTTGAATTTGGTTTCTGATACTGCTGCATTAACATTCCTTGTGCAGGATGAAACAAATAGCCCACAAGACGGTTCATGATAGCAGTTAATGGACAATATGGTTGAAAAATAGGCTGTATTACAGAGTAAATAGCATTTTTTGGTGAATAGAGTTGTAACAAACATATTACAGGTTACTATAAATTTCTCCTCTGATCTTTGGTAGCACAGAAGTATTTTTTGACGTGCTGAAGTTTCAATCCTTTTTATTGATACTTTTTTCGCGAAACCTAGGGTTTCGAGGTTCCTTCAGTTTTTTCTTTCAATGGCTTCTAGCTCTCATAGAGGCGGTGATTTCTACGGTGCTGCTTCCTACAGATCCAGGTATCTATGAAAAACGGGAAAAAAGAATCGTCTTCTTAAGTTATAATTTGTTATGGTTCTAATTGCTTGCACAATTTGAATTGTTATAGAGAAGTGTTTGTGTAACAAAAAGTTACCAAAAGCATAACCTAATTAGGAGAAAATTAATAGAAatacatttttttcattttttgggtttatttttgagaaattgagttgttttctttcattgtttgattgATCAGAGATGGATTGAGTACGAGGCAAGTAGGTGGTTCAGATGAGATACAGGTGCGGATTGATCCGATGCACGGGGACCTAGATGACGAGATTACAGGTCTTCGCAAACAAGTAAAACAGCTTAGAAATGTATGCTTACCTATCACCTTGTCTTTGGCTTTATatttgtattttgtattttttgttggaggactttttttttttggcataaCTGGTGGCATCTTTAATATGCATGTACATGTCAAATTTGGTGATGTGTTATGTCATGGATCCATTTCAAATAAGGTGATGTGTTGTCTTGGGACACTGATAATAGTATTTCTTAGAACACCACTGTGAAACTTGTTAGGCATATAGGTTGAAGATAGTTGAAGTCTCTTCCACGAGCAAACGAAAGCGTAATGACTATACTGTGTTCGGGATTGAGCGAAACAAGGCAATGTTGCATTCAGGAATGTTCTCTATCCTTTAATTTAGGATTTCATCTTAGAATTGGGAATGGAaatgttgattttatgttttacctTTAATTTATCGTATCATACTGGATTAATAAAGCTGTTCATCAACCCAAGGTTGTTGCCTAGTAGTCAATGAAGTGAGTTCAACCCTTGGAGATCAGGGTTTTAGTCCTAGCAGAAACACAAAAACACTAGGTTATTTATTTCCATATGCATAAGCCTTGGCGGGTGGAAGTACCCAATACTTGTGCCAAATTGGAGGTAGCAAATACTCGGTTAAATGGCTGAGGTGTGCACAAGTTGGCCCACACGCCACTGTTATGAGAAAAATGTTAATTCACTCTTTGGCTTTACGTTTTCACTGGTAAGACTGCATTGTTTTGGAAACACACCAACCGTCAAGATATTCTGcgcccccctccccccaccccccGAGATATACTTTGCATAAAAGACACTGTATAGGAACTTCTTGTTGGATGGAATCAATTGTTAGATTAAGAAGACATGAGGTTTGACTGTATATGGAGCAAGTACTGACTTATTCCTGGTTACCAATCTTGAAGAAAGGTTGTGTTTTCACACCCATGACTCCTTTTTCTGGTGGTTACTTATGTCTATCTTCATTTTTTtatattggcatatattgatgCTTTATCATGCTGACATACTTCAACTGGTCTTGAGGTGGATGCTAGAGAGACATCAGCACTTATTTCTAGGTTGTAAATCTGTCCTAGTGAAATCTGAGAATAGGGGGACCAGTGTCATGTTATCCATATAGTTCATTCACGACAGGCTGAGAGAGGTTATCATTCCTATATCCTGTCCGTGGATCCATACAATGTTCCTTATAGGTCATTTTTTCCAATGTCTCATTTGTCCGCCTTGTCATTTCACCTTTGTCAGGGTTTCAGATTTTTATTCCAACTTACCCTTTGCTAGTACTTATAGATATTTCTTGCTGCAGGTAGCCCAAGAAATTGAGTCTGAAGCAAAGTTTCAGAATGATTTCATTAACCAACTGGTATGCCATGAACTTGTTCTCCTTTTCTTCCAAGATATTTGATATTCTTTAAGTCCTTTTGTCACTTTTCCATATATTTATGTACCTTAACAATTAAGTTTTTGTATATTGGAGCTTGTTTTGTGTTTATGTTCCTAAGGCTGGATAACAATctaacactctctctccctctATAAATGCTAGGAATTGCAATTGTTATTACTGTAAATATTTTGGAAATGACAGTGTACTCGTAGTCTTTGTTTGCCTTACGTACTGCCAAACCAACCTGCCTGAATGCCTTTGTTGCTCTATGCTTTTCTTATAGGTTTTCTAGTACTTTGAAAGATGCATCCTTGTTAGATCTAATAAAAAGCCCAAACTTGattccattttctcttttttt includes these proteins:
- the LOC107772535 gene encoding bet1-like protein At4g14600, producing the protein MASSSHRGGDFYGAASYRSRDGLSTRQVGGSDEIQVRIDPMHGDLDDEITGLRKQVKQLRNVAQEIESEAKFQNDFINQLQMTLIKAQAGVKNNMRRLNRSIIQEGSNHVMHVILFALFCFFVIYLLSKFSRR